In the genome of Neodiprion fabricii isolate iyNeoFabr1 chromosome 4, iyNeoFabr1.1, whole genome shotgun sequence, the window ACAATAGGAGGATGCAGAAATGGTGAAAGGACAAAGCGGGTCCGAACCTGCACTAGCAGGCTACGGTTCTTGTTAACATTTGCATTTAATGTGAACATTCTCTACGTGTATAACAAGTGTATGAATAgcatatatgtacaataaataAGTACGTATTCTCGCAGTATCCGTTTGAATAGCAAACATATTCTCACTCTTAACATTACGATTATCGTTATTCCATTGTcggtatttaatatttaatttatcacTCGAACGGAGACCAGCGTctgtatgtaggtatgtatatacgtgtaaaattaaataattcttgTGTCTCTGCAAGGGCCGAACATCTACAGCGGCAAAGCGACAACGGGACTATTCGTGCTTAAAACACAAACGAGTTTAATGTAATTCAaggaaatttcacaaattttgaaaagggTAATGGACGATAGATAATGTgtctgataaaaaataatatagcACGTgcgtacgtgtacgtatatacatattctcTACCGCGCTTGGCGGTTCGATTTCTGGGCACATTCTGGCCCCGGTCCAGCGGCCATCATTCCATGCGGAAAAACGACTTCCGCAGTTTCACCAGTAGGCAAAAGCGACTGTGCGTGGACGCAGTGGCAATTGTAAATGTAATCGAGACGATGAACGCAAGCCGACTTTAACTTATTCGTTACTTTGAACCTCGCTTTGCACTGATCTTCTCGTCCTCCATGTCCAGTGCGAAGTTCGATATTCCctctagatttttttttcgcgatttcccaAACCTCTTGTTCACCAGTTTCTGCACTGGCGGGCTCAGCAGATCGTCGTTCAGTTCATCGAGATTCTGCGGCCCCGTTGCGAAGCTGACCATCACGCCAACCACGATCGTAGTCAAGCAGCCGATCATGCTGTACCACAAGTAGCTCACCTGCAGCAACAGACAATTTACCGAATTACCGAATGATCGATCGTCGATGGATCAGCCATTTTCTCCTGGCATATAAATTGATCACGAGCACTCACTCTGTACAGAGCGAAGACCTCATCGTCATTATCCTCGTCGTCTTTGTCTCGTAGGAAGCTAGAAGTCGTTTTGTTTAACGCTGATGAACAGTTGGCGGTTGACACTGGCTTCGACTCGACGTGTATCTGCCCGTTTAAAGACGCGATCTGCGCTCCCAAACCAACCCACAACACCAGAGTCAGTCCCGTCAGAGCCCCGGACATCGCGCCCTTAGCGTTTGCCCAGGGCACAAACATCCCCAGGGAGAAGAGACCCAGCGTCACACCGCCCACCATACCGTTGAAGGACAAGGCCACCTGAAGAATACCGATGTGCCAGTACACGGAACGAGGGGAATTTTGGTACTTGGCATTGGATGTACGTACCTCCAAAACACCACCAAGCCTCTCGACGATGAAGACCAGAGCGAAGCTGACCACGCCGAAAAAGATGCTGATCCACCGGGCGTAAACGGCACCACGACTAGGCGGTAAAGCGATTCTAAACAAGCCTTGGACTATATCCTCGCATGTGATCGCGGCTAGAGAATTTAGCGCGCTGGCTACGGTCCTGCAGGGATTGAGAATGGACGAGTGAACGAACGAGTGAATGAATGTTCATTAATTGTGGCAGTAGGACAACGCATCCTCTAAGGCCACGAAAATCTGGGGTACAGCATCGCGGGGATTACAATAAGCTACTATCTCACATCTTACTGTCCAAGGATTCCAACCAAAGGCACGTGTTAGTGAGGATAGACATATCAAGATGGCCCATAAACGAAACATAGAATAAAGTAGTCTAGAATACGATGGGTACAATTATCATGGAGAATGGTGTGTACTCGGAATATCTCACTCACCCTAAAGAGGCCGCGAATATTCCGGCTACGAAGAACCCGGGGACACCGTTAAGCACTCCCATGAAGTTCATCACGTAGAACGGAAGGAGCTGATCGCTCGCTGTTATGTAGCCGGCTTGGAGCGGATCGCAGAGTTTGTACACGCTGTACAACGTCATTCCGGTTAAAAAGTTTACTGTATAGATTAAGATCAGACCGGCTGAACTGACCCAGAGTGCCCTGTGATAGAAAATGACAAATTCAAGTGATTGAAAAACCGGCTTGCGATCTCCTTGACGACAAAACACTGCACGCTTACGTTCGCGCCTGGCCGATCGTCTCGACGCTGAGGTACTTCTGGACCGAAGCCTGGTTGCTGCAGAACATTGTCGCCCAGTAAAACGTCCCGCCCACAACGACGCTCCAGAAACTGTGACGAACTGTGGGCGATGGATCCATGTTGAAGAACTCCAGCCGACCCGTTCGCTCGCTGTCCTTCCATATCACCGCGGGTCCTCCAGCCCAAGTCATCCCGTAACCAAGGATCAAAAATATGGAACCCAGAAGAACTCCGGCTTGGAAGGTGTCCGTCATTATCACTGCTTTCATACCGC includes:
- the LOC124179467 gene encoding sodium-coupled monocarboxylate transporter 1-like, whose protein sequence is MAKINRQLLILFIGLSVSSAEQRRLSPQMDGHVLEERSELLHYFSWADYAVLATMLIVSCGIGLFYGFFTTKQETSEDFLLGGSSMGTFPMAMSLAASFITAIELLGNPAEMYSQGTEFWMTSVAFVLVIPITSQLYLPVYMKLRLTSSYEYLNLRFNRHCRLLASLLYMVQMVLYTSVAVYAPALALSRVTGLNTYIAVTVVYVVCIFYASQGGMKAVIMTDTFQAGVLLGSIFLILGYGMTWAGGPAVIWKDSERTGRLEFFNMDPSPTVRHSFWSVVVGGTFYWATMFCSNQASVQKYLSVETIGQARTALWVSSAGLILIYTVNFLTGMTLYSVYKLCDPLQAGYITASDQLLPFYVMNFMGVLNGVPGFFVAGIFAASLGTVASALNSLAAITCEDIVQGLFRIALPPSRGAVYARWISIFFGVVSFALVFIVERLGGVLEVALSFNGMVGGVTLGLFSLGMFVPWANAKGAMSGALTGLTLVLWVGLGAQIASLNGQIHVESKPVSTANCSSALNKTTSSFLRDKDDEDNDDEVFALYRVSYLWYSMIGCLTTIVVGVMVSFATGPQNLDELNDDLLSPPVQKLVNKRFGKSRKKNLEGISNFALDMEDEKISAKRGSK